A single genomic interval of Streptomyces graminofaciens harbors:
- a CDS encoding LacI family DNA-binding transcriptional regulator, with amino-acid sequence MQEATPAPRSGGGPQAPRTVSIRDVAKEAGVSHQTVSRVVNGHPKVKESTRARVLDVIAEMGYTPNRMARALAGGAVRSVTVLTSDTSLYGASATLKGIEEAARAAGFAVGISVLDAGSAQQPADVAARVSRPGEAVLVIAFDAAGVRAWQALPTGFPAAAAVERPEDGRPGDRPQLWLDDRAAAAQATRYLLGLGHETVHYLAIPSSTTRIGQRTEGWRDALRAAGKPLTEPLDAGWSPRSGYLAARSLLVDPSVTAVLCGNDDLALGVLRAAREAGRDVPGDLSVVSFDDAPHSAYAHPALTTVRLDFEGLGRGCFGLLHRLLEPDTAPALPLWAEPELIVRESSGPAPLRRDRPLDH; translated from the coding sequence ATGCAGGAAGCGACCCCCGCACCCCGCTCCGGCGGGGGACCGCAGGCTCCGAGGACCGTCAGCATCCGGGACGTCGCCAAGGAGGCGGGCGTGTCCCACCAGACGGTCTCCCGGGTGGTCAACGGCCACCCCAAGGTCAAGGAGTCGACCCGGGCCCGGGTCCTGGACGTCATCGCAGAGATGGGCTACACGCCAAACCGGATGGCCCGGGCACTGGCCGGCGGTGCGGTGCGCTCGGTGACCGTGCTGACCTCCGACACCTCTCTGTACGGCGCCTCGGCGACCCTGAAGGGCATAGAGGAGGCGGCGAGGGCGGCCGGCTTCGCGGTCGGGATCAGCGTGCTCGACGCCGGCTCGGCCCAGCAGCCCGCGGATGTCGCGGCCCGGGTCAGCCGGCCGGGGGAGGCGGTGCTGGTGATCGCCTTCGACGCGGCGGGCGTACGGGCATGGCAGGCACTGCCGACCGGGTTCCCGGCCGCGGCGGCGGTGGAACGGCCCGAGGACGGCCGTCCCGGCGACCGGCCCCAGCTCTGGCTGGACGACCGGGCGGCCGCAGCTCAGGCCACCCGCTATCTCCTCGGCCTCGGCCACGAGACCGTGCACTACCTGGCGATCCCGTCCTCCACCACCCGCATCGGCCAGCGCACCGAGGGGTGGCGTGACGCCCTGCGGGCGGCCGGTAAGCCCCTAACGGAACCGCTCGACGCCGGCTGGAGCCCTCGCTCCGGCTACCTCGCCGCCCGCTCGCTGCTGGTCGACCCTTCGGTCACGGCCGTGCTCTGCGGCAACGACGACCTGGCACTCGGCGTACTCCGCGCGGCCAGGGAGGCGGGCCGTGACGTGCCGGGCGACCTGAGCGTGGTGAGCTTCGACGACGCCCCCCATTCCGCCTACGCACACCCCGCCCTGACCACCGTCCGCCTCGACTTCGAAGGCCTCGGCCGGGGCTGCTTCGGCCTGCTCCACCGGCTCCTCGAGCCCGACACCGCTCCGGCCCTGCCCCTGTGGGCCGAGCCGGAGCTGATCGTACGGGAGAGCAGCGGCCCGGCCCCGTTACGGCGTGACCGGCCGTTGGACCACTGA
- a CDS encoding PucR family transcriptional regulator, translated as MERALTLHRLVQDIGEPLLRLAVDPGGADQPLAGVAIHDPADADGMEAGCLVLCVGVAWGAELLALGSAAQRAGARGLAVKGPVPAEAADCPVPVVEVNPDASWMHVATTLRQRLLDHSRAQWEPAGATSDLFALANTISAMIQAPVTIEDAVSAVLAWSAGQDDVDESRVETILGRAVHPSRLHKLTEQGAFDRLHSSTAPVYVESYEPGLLPRVAIAVRANSEVLGYVWAVVTAPLPEEHTRWLELFAPVVALHLANTRSDGSAWARQRRHELAAAVLAGGPAGEDAARELQLHTGALCLIAFGLRPRGAASDVASDTAPAEAAVAAAGLRRLEDALTLYLTAVRPSAVTVRGDRAVYVLAVWPQPSRDEILAGARSLAADFVARSPGGPGGDYLAAVAGPAAEPGRVPAVRAQADAVLRALHGAGSSAPAVATLDETALQVLLDRLGDVAQSLGMPPATGPLRRLVEHDGPDGVLTETLAAYLAAGCLAEEAAARLRVHVNTLRYRLRRIREVSGLDFHDADQMLLAQLQLRLGETTALFHPDDRTRHSSS; from the coding sequence ATGGAGCGCGCCCTCACCCTGCACCGCCTCGTCCAGGACATCGGCGAGCCCCTGCTGCGGCTCGCCGTCGATCCGGGCGGCGCGGACCAGCCCCTCGCCGGGGTGGCCATTCACGACCCGGCCGACGCGGATGGAATGGAGGCGGGGTGCCTGGTGCTGTGCGTGGGTGTGGCCTGGGGGGCGGAGCTGCTCGCCCTCGGCAGCGCCGCGCAGCGCGCCGGTGCGCGGGGGCTCGCGGTGAAGGGACCGGTCCCCGCCGAGGCCGCCGACTGCCCGGTGCCGGTCGTCGAGGTCAACCCGGACGCCTCCTGGATGCACGTCGCGACGACCCTGCGGCAGCGCCTGCTGGACCACTCGCGGGCGCAGTGGGAGCCCGCGGGCGCCACCAGCGACCTGTTCGCGCTGGCCAACACCATCAGCGCGATGATCCAGGCCCCCGTCACCATCGAGGACGCGGTCTCGGCGGTGCTGGCATGGTCGGCGGGACAGGACGACGTGGACGAATCGAGGGTGGAGACGATCCTGGGCCGCGCGGTGCATCCGAGCCGGCTGCACAAGCTCACGGAGCAGGGCGCCTTCGACCGGCTGCACTCCTCCACCGCGCCGGTGTACGTCGAATCGTACGAACCGGGCCTTCTGCCCCGAGTGGCGATCGCCGTACGCGCCAACTCCGAAGTCCTCGGCTACGTCTGGGCAGTCGTCACCGCCCCGCTGCCGGAGGAACACACCCGGTGGCTCGAACTGTTCGCCCCGGTCGTCGCCCTGCACCTGGCCAACACCCGCTCCGACGGCTCGGCCTGGGCCCGGCAGCGGCGCCACGAACTGGCCGCGGCGGTGCTCGCCGGGGGCCCGGCCGGGGAGGACGCGGCCCGTGAGCTGCAACTGCACACCGGGGCGCTGTGCCTGATCGCCTTCGGTTTGCGCCCGCGGGGCGCCGCCTCGGACGTTGCCTCCGACACCGCCCCCGCGGAGGCCGCTGTCGCAGCCGCCGGTCTTCGCCGGCTCGAAGACGCCCTGACGCTCTACCTCACCGCGGTGCGCCCCTCGGCGGTGACCGTGCGCGGTGATCGTGCGGTGTACGTGCTGGCGGTCTGGCCGCAGCCGTCCAGGGACGAGATTCTGGCCGGGGCCCGCTCGTTGGCCGCGGACTTCGTCGCCCGGTCGCCGGGAGGGCCCGGCGGGGACTATCTGGCCGCGGTCGCCGGGCCCGCCGCCGAGCCCGGTCGTGTGCCCGCCGTCCGGGCCCAGGCCGACGCCGTGCTGCGCGCCCTGCACGGCGCCGGGAGCTCGGCGCCCGCCGTGGCCACCCTCGACGAGACGGCGCTCCAGGTGCTGCTCGATCGCCTGGGCGACGTCGCCCAGTCGCTCGGCATGCCGCCGGCCACCGGCCCGCTGCGCCGCCTCGTCGAGCACGACGGCCCCGACGGCGTCCTCACCGAGACCCTCGCCGCCTACCTGGCTGCGGGATGCCTGGCCGAGGAAGCCGCCGCACGACTGCGGGTGCACGTCAATACCTTGCGATACCGGCTGCGCCGGATCAGGGAGGTGTCGGGTCTGGACTTCCATGACGCCGATCAGATGCTGCTGGCCCAACTGCAGCTGCGGCTGGGCGAGACGACGGCCCTTTTTCACCCGGACGACAGGACTCGGCATTCGTCGTCCTGA
- a CDS encoding GNAT family N-acetyltransferase has translation MVVNTEVRELTGVEELLAATDLITEVWQAEIPPVPFPFMRALSQAGAQVLGGFVDGRLAGVAVGFLGSDPDGTLLHSHVVGVREEWRSAGVGRAIKLGQRDWCLERGIKRMAWTFDPLRRANACFNLAGLGAMGVSYHADFYGRMNDAFNRGIPTDRVLVHWDLAAAGPGRSPAPAPPDSPLLDIGEAGGPVRRAVGPLPGEEVRLRVPALPPDDVSLVLDWRLALREAMQPLLRSGYRWTGADRNGTYVLTAPLDPLPSTQRSR, from the coding sequence ATGGTCGTGAACACGGAGGTACGGGAGCTGACCGGCGTCGAGGAGCTGCTGGCGGCGACCGACCTGATCACCGAGGTGTGGCAGGCGGAGATTCCGCCGGTGCCGTTTCCCTTCATGCGGGCGCTCAGCCAAGCCGGGGCACAGGTGCTCGGCGGCTTCGTCGACGGGCGGCTCGCCGGTGTGGCGGTGGGCTTCCTCGGCTCCGACCCGGACGGGACCCTGCTGCACTCGCATGTGGTCGGCGTCCGTGAGGAGTGGCGGAGCGCGGGTGTGGGCCGGGCGATCAAGCTCGGCCAGCGCGACTGGTGCCTGGAGCGCGGCATCAAGCGGATGGCCTGGACCTTCGATCCGCTGCGGAGGGCCAACGCCTGCTTCAATCTGGCCGGACTCGGCGCCATGGGCGTCTCGTACCACGCGGACTTCTACGGGCGGATGAACGATGCCTTCAACCGCGGGATACCGACGGACCGGGTCCTGGTGCACTGGGATCTGGCGGCCGCCGGGCCCGGCCGCTCGCCCGCTCCGGCCCCGCCCGACAGCCCCCTGCTGGATATCGGCGAGGCGGGAGGACCGGTGCGCCGCGCCGTGGGCCCCCTGCCCGGCGAGGAGGTGCGGCTGCGCGTTCCGGCACTGCCGCCTGACGACGTCTCCCTGGTCCTGGACTGGCGCCTCGCCCTGCGCGAGGCGATGCAGCCGCTGCTGCGGTCCGGATACCGATGGACGGGAGCCGACCGGAACGGCACATACGTCCTCACCGCTCCCCTTGATCCTCTCCCCTCGACTCAAAGGTCCCGATGA